The DNA sequence GGCGGTGACCTGCTCGGCGCGCTGGTCGCGGGCGGCGCCTTCGCCGCGTTCCTGTCGACGGCGTCGGGCCTGACCATGGCCGTCGCGGGCGTACTCACCCAGGACGTCCTCCCGTCCCGCGGCGTACGGCACTTCCGGCTCGGCACGGTCCTCGCCATGGCCGTCCCGCTCGCCGCGAGCGCCCTGGTCGGCGGGCTCCCCGTGGCCGACGCGGTGGGCCTCGCCTTCGCCGTGTCGGCGTCCTCGTTCTGCCCGCTGCTCGTGCTCGGCATCTGGTGGCGGCGGCTGACCCCGCCCGGCGCGGCAGCCGGGATGCTGGTGGGCGGCGGCTCCGCACTGCTCGCCGTCGCGGCGACGATGGCCGGCTTCCCTGGCTCCGGCGCCCTGCACGCCCTGCTCGCCTGGCCCGCGCTCTGGTCGGTGCCGCTGGGCTTCCTCACCATGGTGCTGGTGTCCCTGGCCACGCCGAGCCGGGTGCCGGCCGGCACGGCGGCGATCCTGGCGCGGTTCCATCTGCCGGAGGAACTGCGAGCGGAGGTGAAGGCATGAGGTGTCTCATCGCCGGACGGCGTGAGGCGGTGAAGGCATGAGGCCACCCATCGCCGGACGGCGTGCGACGGAGGCGATATGAGCGGCTTCATCGCAGGTCTGTGCGTGGCCGTCCTCCCGCTGCTCGCCGCAGGCTTCTGGCTCGGCCGGCGCACTGCCCGCCCCGAGAACTCCGGCGGCCTCGGCACCCCCGTCGAGCACGCCACCTTCGAGACCCTGCACACCGCCTCCCTCGCCGCGCCCCCGCTGCGCGCCGGGCTCACCGAGGAGACCGCCCGCAAGTCGGCCCGCAGGCTCCGCTCACTGCTCGGCACGGACGCGCTGTGTCTGACGGACCAGAAGGACGTCCTGGTCTGGGACGGGGTCGGCGGACATCACCGTACGGAGATCATGGAACTCCTAGCCGGCCCCCTGGAGTCGGGTCGCGGCGAGGCCTTCCCGCTGACCTGCGACACCCCCGACTGCCCGGTGCGCTGGGCGGTGGTCGCCCCGCTCACCGTCGACGACCGGGTCCACGGCGCTCTCGTCGCCTGCGCGCCCCGGGAGTCGGCCGTGCTGGTGCGCGCGGCCGGCGAGGTGGCCCGCTGGGTCTCGGTCCAGCTGGAGCTGGCCGACCTCGACCAGTCCCGCACCCGCCTGATCGAGGCCGAGATCAAGGCCCTGCGGGCGCAGATCTCCCCGCACTTCATCTTCAACTCGCTCGCGGTGATCGCCAGCTTCGTCCGCACCGACCCCGAGCGCGCCCGCGAACTGCTCCTGGAGTTCGCCGACTTCACCCGCTACTCCTTCCGCAGGCACGGCGACTTCACCACCCTCGCCGAAGAACTGCATGCCATCGACCACTACTTGGCGCTCGTGCGGGCACGCTTCGGCGACCGCCTGTCGGTCACCCTGCAGATCGCCCCCGAGGTGCTGCCGGTGGCCCTGCCCTTCCTCTGCCTCCAGCCGCTCGTCGAGAACGCCGTCAAGCACGGCCTGGAGGGCAAGGCGGCGTCCGCGGGCAGGAGCCACATCAGCATCACCGCACAGGACGCCGGCGCCGAGGCCCTCGTCGTCATCGAGGACGACGGCGCCGGAATGGACCCCGTCCTGCTGCGCCGCATCCTCGCCGGCGAGGTCAGCCCGTCGGGCGGCATCGGGCTGTCCAATGTCGACGACCGGCTCCGGCAGGTCTACGGCGACGCCTACGGGCTCGTCATCGAGACCGCCCCGGGAGCGGGCATGAAGATCACCGCCCGGCTGCCGAAGTACCAGCCGGGCGTGCACTCCGCGGGGCGGCTCACCCGGGAGTGAGGCTCAGCTGCCGCGACTGGCCACCATCCCCAGCGTGATCAGCCCCAGCACCACCCACCCGAACCACAGCCAGCCATTGCTCCCGAGCGCCACCGTGTAGGCAGTCACCACGACGAGTCCGCCGACGGTGACCACCCCCATCGCCTTGGTAGAACCGTCCGTAGAACCGGGCATCGCAACACCCTCCTAGGCTTCGTCCCCCTCCATGGTGCCCCCGTTCTGCTTCCTGACGGTGCACACGACGAAATGAGTGCCCGTCTTCCAGGCCCCCTCGCTCGTCCAGGAGCCCGCCGTGTAGACGGAAGGATCGAAGCCGTAGTCGCGTGGCGGCACCTGGCGGGCGCACGCCGTGTCCGACTCCGTGCGCGCCTCGGCCAGCGTGACGTCGTCGCCCAGTCGGGTGAA is a window from the Streptomyces sp. NBC_00299 genome containing:
- a CDS encoding sensor histidine kinase, whose protein sequence is MSGFIAGLCVAVLPLLAAGFWLGRRTARPENSGGLGTPVEHATFETLHTASLAAPPLRAGLTEETARKSARRLRSLLGTDALCLTDQKDVLVWDGVGGHHRTEIMELLAGPLESGRGEAFPLTCDTPDCPVRWAVVAPLTVDDRVHGALVACAPRESAVLVRAAGEVARWVSVQLELADLDQSRTRLIEAEIKALRAQISPHFIFNSLAVIASFVRTDPERARELLLEFADFTRYSFRRHGDFTTLAEELHAIDHYLALVRARFGDRLSVTLQIAPEVLPVALPFLCLQPLVENAVKHGLEGKAASAGRSHISITAQDAGAEALVVIEDDGAGMDPVLLRRILAGEVSPSGGIGLSNVDDRLRQVYGDAYGLVIETAPGAGMKITARLPKYQPGVHSAGRLTRE